GATTTTGCCGGCGCCTTGGTGCCGGAACTGATCCAGCGCGCCGTCGAGTTGCTGGTGGCCAAGCACGATGCCTTGCGTATCCAGTTGCACACCGACACCGACGGCTTGCCTCGACAGACCTTCGACGCTGCGCTGACGGTGCAGGTACAACGGCACGACTTCTGCGCATTGGCAGACCCACAGGCCGCGAGCCAGGCGCTGATGCACGCGCAAATGGCCCGGCCCTATGCGCTGAGTGGCGAACCGCTGTCCCGGTTTTTTTTGGTCAAGCTCGATGACGATCACTACCACCTCGGCATTCAGGCCCATCACCTGATTCTCGATGGCTGGGGCTTTGGCCAGCTGCTGCAATCCCTGGCCCGTTTGTACACCGACCTCTTACAGGGCCAGCCAGCGGAGCCGTTTGCACCGTCGTATATCGACTTTATCGACACCGACCAGCGCTACCAGGAATCGGCCCGTTACGCCCGCGACCGCGCCTATTGGCTGGACAAATACCAGGTGTTGCCCGAGCCGCTGCTGACCCCGCGCCACAACGCCCCGGCGCCAAGCAACACCTGGGTGGAGCCGTTCCCGGTGGCGCTGCTCAACCGCATGGAACAAGTCGCCAACCGTTACCAGGCCTCGGTGTTTCACGTGTTGCTGGCGGCGCTCTACGTGTATTTCACCCGCACCAGCCAGCGTGATGAATGGGTGGTGGGGCTGCCGATCCTCAACCGTTCCAACGCACGTTTTCGTTCCACCGTGGGCTTGTTCGCCCAGGTCAGTGCAGTGCGTTTCCAGTTCGATGCGCACTTGCCGTTCAGCGCCGTGGTGCGCGGTGTGCGTGACCAGCTCAAGCAGGATTTTCGCCACCAGCGTTTTCCCCTGAGCGAGATGAACCGTGAGTTGGGCCTGCGTCGTACCGATCGCGGCCAGTTGTTTGACTTGTCCGTGTCCTTTGAACAGGACGATCACGACCTGCGCTACGGCCAGGTCCAGGCCCGTGCGATCAAGGTCTCCAACCACCACGAGCTGCTGCCGATTGCCCTCCACCTGCGCAGCAACCGTTACCAGGACACCGCTTGCCTGCATTGCGTGTACAACGAGGCGTGGTTTCGCGAGGACGAGGTGCAGGCGTTGGCGCAGCGCTTTACCTGGCTGCTGGAACAGGGGTTGGCAAATACCGCGTTAACGCTGGCTGAATTCGTCTTGGTGACGCCGGCCGAGCAGGCCCGGTTGCAGCTGTGGAATGCCACCGCACAAGCGCCTGCCAGCGCGCAAACCTTGCACCGGCGCATCGAGGCGCAGGCGGCGCGCACGCCCGACGCCCTCGCGGTGGCGCATCAGGGCCGGCAATTAACCTACGCCCAGCTCGATCAACAGGCCAATGCCCTGGCCCACCAACTGCTCGAGCACGGCGTGCAGCCGGACGACCGCGTGGCGATTGTGGCGCGGCGCGGGCTGGACACCGTGGCCGGGTTGCTGGCGATCCTCAAGTCCGGCGCCAGCTACGTGCCGGTGGACCCGGCTCACCCGGCCGAGCGCCTGAACTACCTGCTGCACGACAGTTCACCGGTGGCGGTGCTGACCCAGCACGACTTACTGGCGCGCCTGCCGATGCTCGACGTGCCGATAATTCGTTTGGACCTGCCGACCCATGGCCGTAGCGACAGCCCACCGGTGGCGGTCACGCCGTCGAACCTGGCCTATGTGATCTACACCTCAGGCTCCACCGGGTTGCCCAAAGGCGTGATGGTCGAGCACCACACCGTTTCGAACCTGGTGGACTGGCACTGCCGCGCCTTCAACCTGCACGCGGGCAGCCATACGGCCAGCGTCGCCGGTTTCGGTTTTGACGCGATGGCCTGGGAAGTCTGGCCGGCGTTGTGCGTGGGCGCGACCTTGCACCTGCCGCCGGCACAGGATGATGCCCAGGACATTGACGCGCTGCTCAACTGGTGGCGTGCGCAGCCGTTGGATGTGTGCTTTTTGCCGACCCCGGTGGCCGAGTATGCCTTCAGCCAGCGCCTGCAACACCCGACCTTGCGCACCCTGCTGATCGGCGGCGATCGCCTGCGCAGCTTCAGCCGCGCACAAACCTACGACGTGATCAACAACTACGGCCCAACCGAAGCCACCGTGGTCGCCACCTCCGGGCGCGTCGAGGCGGGCCATGCGCTGCACATCGGCGCGCCGATCGACAATGCCACGGTGTACTTGCTCGATGAACAGCAGCGCCCGGTGCCGATTGGCGTGGCGGGGGAGCTGTACATCGGCGGCAAGGGTGTGGCGCGGGGTTACCTGAACCAGCCTGAACTGAGTGCCGAGCGCTTTGTGAATGACCCGTTCAGCGCGGGCCGGATGTACCGCACCGGCGATCTGGCGCGCTGGCTGCCCGACGGCAACCTTGAGTACCTGGGCCGCAATGACGACCAGGTAAAAATCCGTGGCGTGCGCATCGAGCTGGGGGAAATCGAGTCCGCGCTGGCCAGCCATCCGGCGGTCCAGGAAGCCGTGGTGCAGTGTCGCGAGGGCCAGTTGTTGGCCTGGTTTGTCGCCCGGCACAGCGTTGAAATCCAAGCGTTGCGTGCCCATCTGCAAGCCTCGCTGCCCGATTACATGCTGCCGGCGGCCTATGTGCAGTTGGCCGTGATGCCGCTGACCGCCAACGGCAAGCTCGACCGCAAGGCGCTTCCCGCGCCCACCCAGCAAGCCTTTGTTACGCGCCAGTTCGAGGCACCTTACGAGGGCGCGGAAACCCTTCTGGCGCAGATCTGGGCTGAGCTGTTGCAGGTGCAGCAAGTGGGGCGCCATGACCATTTCTTCGAACTGGGCGGCCACTCGCTGTTGGCGGTGCAGTTGGTGCAGCGTATGCGCCAGGCCGGCTTGCATGCCGATGTGCAGGTGTTGTTCGGCCAGCCGACACTCGCCGCGTTGGCGGCGGTCAGTGGCGGCAGTGAGGTACAGGTGCCGGGCAATCGTATTGCGCCAGGTTGCAGCCACATCACGCCGGACATGCTCGCACTCGCCGAACTCGACCAGCCGAGCCTGGATCGTATCGTCGCCGGCATCCCCGGAGGCGCGACCAATGTGCAGGAAATCTACCCGCTGGCGCCGTTGCAGGAGGGCTTGCTGTACCACCACCTCACGGACGAGCGCGACCCCTACCAGCAACATGCGCTGTTCAGTTTTGCCCGTCGCGAGCAGTTGGAGGCGTTTGCCCAAGCGTTGCAGCAGGTGATCAAACGTCACGATATCCTGCGCACCAGCCTGGTTTGGGATGCGCTGGAACAGCCGATGCAAGTGGTGTGGCGCCACGCGCAGTTGCGCGTCGCGCCGCTGCACGATCAGCACGCACCGCTGGATCTGCGCCAGGCGCCGTTGATGGCACTGGATTACGCCGAGGAGCCGCACAACCAGCGCTGGGTCGCCAAGTTGCGCTTCCATCACCTGGTCAACGACGCCACCTCGACCACCGTGCTGGTGGATGAAATTCGCTCCCACTTGCTGGGCCAGCAGGCGCAATTACCGGCGCCGGTGCCTTACCGCAACGTGGTCGCGCAGGCCCGTTCGGCGGCGCGCCAGGCAGCCCATGAAGTGTTCTTCCGTGAACGCCTGGCGGACGTCGACGAGCCGACCCTGGCGTACGGATTGCAGGAACGCCAAGCCAATCGTGCGGAAATCGAAGCGGCCGAACGGCCCCTGGCAGACGCCCTCAACCTGCGCTTGCGCGCTCAAGCTCGAGCGCTTGGGGTCAGTGCCGCCAGCCTGTTCCACCTGGCCTGGGCCCAGGTACTCAGCCGGGTCGCGGGCCGCGATGATGTGGTGTTCGGCACCGTGTTGCTTGGCCGTTTGCAAGCCGGTGAGGGCGCCGACCGTGCCTTGGGCATGTTCATCAACACCTTGCCGCTGCGCGTGCGCCTGGCTGGGCAAAGCGTAGTCGCTGCACTGGCAGACACCCATGCGCAACTGAGCGCCCTGGTCGCCCATGAACAGGCATCCCTGGCCCTGGCCCAGCGTTGCAGCGGTGCCTCGCCGCTGTTCAACAGCCTGCTCAACTACCGGCACACGGCGGCGGACAGAGACCTGAACCTGGTGCCGGGCATTGCCCTGCTCAGCAGCGAAGATATCCTCAGTTACCCGCTGACGCTCACGGTCGACGACATCGCCAGCGGCTTTCGCCTTACGGCCAAGGCGCCGCGCAAGGTCGGTGCCGAGCGGTTGCTGGGTTACTTGGAGACGGTGCTCAATGGCCTGGCGGATGCCCTTGAACAGGCACCGACCACACCGCTGCGCGAGGTACAGGTGCTGCCGGCCAGTGAACTGAAAACGCTGTTGCTGGAGTTCAATGCGACCCACACCGACTACCCCGAAACTCTTACCGTCCAAGCTCTGTTCGAAGCCCACGCGCGGCAGATCCCCAACGCCATTGCGGTGCAGGCTGGCGATCGGCAGTTGAGCTACCGCGAACTCAACGAGCGTGCCAACCAGTTGGCCTTTTACCTGCGTGAGCGTGGCGTCCGGCCGGATTCGCGTGTGGCGCTGTGCGTCGAGCGCGGGCTGGAGCTGGTGGTGGGGTTGTTGGCGATCCTCAAGGCGGGTGGCGCCTATGTGCCGCTGGACCCTGGCTACCCGCGCGAACGCCTGGCCTACATGCTCAACGACAGCCAGCCCGTGGCGTTATTGGTGCATGCGGCCACCCGTGACTTGCCCGGTGAGGTGTCGGTGCCAGTGATCGACTTCGACCGCTGCGCCTGGGGCCAGGCGCCTGTCGGTAACCCGTTGGTGCCTGGTTTGAGCGTCACCAACCTGGCCTACGTGATGTACACCTCCGGCTCCACCGGCACGCCCAAAGGCGTGATGATCGAGCATCGGGGCTTAAGCAACCTGATGCACTGGGGCTCCAAACTGTGCCCGAATGCCGAAGGCGGCGCCTTGTTGCAACGTGCGCCGTTCAGCTTCGATGGCTCGGTGTGGGAACTGTTCTGGCCGCTGACCAATGGCATGCGCCTGGTGCTCGCACGGCCCGATGGGCACCGTGAACCGGCGTACCTGGCCCAGGTGATCCGCGAGCAACAGATCAGCGTGATCAAGTTCGTGCCGGCGATGTTGCAGCAGTTTCTGGAACTGGAAGAATCCGCGCTGTGTACCAGCCTCACCGACGTGCTGTGTGGCGGCGGTGAACTCACTGAAGC
The window above is part of the Pseudomonas sp. KBS0710 genome. Proteins encoded here:
- a CDS encoding non-ribosomal peptide synthetase, with translation MKHSPSFPLTAAQQDIWLDQLRAGDSPLYNIGGYMDFAGALVPELIQRAVELLVAKHDALRIQLHTDTDGLPRQTFDAALTVQVQRHDFCALADPQAASQALMHAQMARPYALSGEPLSRFFLVKLDDDHYHLGIQAHHLILDGWGFGQLLQSLARLYTDLLQGQPAEPFAPSYIDFIDTDQRYQESARYARDRAYWLDKYQVLPEPLLTPRHNAPAPSNTWVEPFPVALLNRMEQVANRYQASVFHVLLAALYVYFTRTSQRDEWVVGLPILNRSNARFRSTVGLFAQVSAVRFQFDAHLPFSAVVRGVRDQLKQDFRHQRFPLSEMNRELGLRRTDRGQLFDLSVSFEQDDHDLRYGQVQARAIKVSNHHELLPIALHLRSNRYQDTACLHCVYNEAWFREDEVQALAQRFTWLLEQGLANTALTLAEFVLVTPAEQARLQLWNATAQAPASAQTLHRRIEAQAARTPDALAVAHQGRQLTYAQLDQQANALAHQLLEHGVQPDDRVAIVARRGLDTVAGLLAILKSGASYVPVDPAHPAERLNYLLHDSSPVAVLTQHDLLARLPMLDVPIIRLDLPTHGRSDSPPVAVTPSNLAYVIYTSGSTGLPKGVMVEHHTVSNLVDWHCRAFNLHAGSHTASVAGFGFDAMAWEVWPALCVGATLHLPPAQDDAQDIDALLNWWRAQPLDVCFLPTPVAEYAFSQRLQHPTLRTLLIGGDRLRSFSRAQTYDVINNYGPTEATVVATSGRVEAGHALHIGAPIDNATVYLLDEQQRPVPIGVAGELYIGGKGVARGYLNQPELSAERFVNDPFSAGRMYRTGDLARWLPDGNLEYLGRNDDQVKIRGVRIELGEIESALASHPAVQEAVVQCREGQLLAWFVARHSVEIQALRAHLQASLPDYMLPAAYVQLAVMPLTANGKLDRKALPAPTQQAFVTRQFEAPYEGAETLLAQIWAELLQVQQVGRHDHFFELGGHSLLAVQLVQRMRQAGLHADVQVLFGQPTLAALAAVSGGSEVQVPGNRIAPGCSHITPDMLALAELDQPSLDRIVAGIPGGATNVQEIYPLAPLQEGLLYHHLTDERDPYQQHALFSFARREQLEAFAQALQQVIKRHDILRTSLVWDALEQPMQVVWRHAQLRVAPLHDQHAPLDLRQAPLMALDYAEEPHNQRWVAKLRFHHLVNDATSTTVLVDEIRSHLLGQQAQLPAPVPYRNVVAQARSAARQAAHEVFFRERLADVDEPTLAYGLQERQANRAEIEAAERPLADALNLRLRAQARALGVSAASLFHLAWAQVLSRVAGRDDVVFGTVLLGRLQAGEGADRALGMFINTLPLRVRLAGQSVVAALADTHAQLSALVAHEQASLALAQRCSGASPLFNSLLNYRHTAADRDLNLVPGIALLSSEDILSYPLTLTVDDIASGFRLTAKAPRKVGAERLLGYLETVLNGLADALEQAPTTPLREVQVLPASELKTLLLEFNATHTDYPETLTVQALFEAHARQIPNAIAVQAGDRQLSYRELNERANQLAFYLRERGVRPDSRVALCVERGLELVVGLLAILKAGGAYVPLDPGYPRERLAYMLNDSQPVALLVHAATRDLPGEVSVPVIDFDRCAWGQAPVGNPLVPGLSVTNLAYVMYTSGSTGTPKGVMIEHRGLSNLMHWGSKLCPNAEGGALLQRAPFSFDGSVWELFWPLTNGMRLVLARPDGHREPAYLAQVIREQQISVIKFVPAMLQQFLELEESALCTSLTDVLCGGGELTEALARGVQARLPNVRLHNVYGPTEATVDSSAWTLEPGAAVPAVQLPIGRAIHNTRLYVLDEHDTLVPMGVSGQLHIGGVGVARGYLGLEQMTAERFIDSPFVAGDRLYRTGDLVRYLPDGNLEFLGRNDFQVKLRGVRLELGEIESRLAAHPALRDVAVLIRDERLVAYFTLRGQAPGLEALRAYVLEQLPEYMVPAAFVQLDELPLNPAGKLDRKALPAPGLEAVVSRAYEAPLGEVETLMAGIWAEVLKLERVGRHDHFFELGGHSLLAVTLVARMRKAGLEVDARTLFSQPTLAQLAACTTAQVQRVEVPQTAIPQLNRRRRI